A stretch of the Pedobacter sp. MC2016-14 genome encodes the following:
- a CDS encoding FecR family protein, translating to MAQKNKFDPFHVTKLVIKMINGELTVAEQAELNEWLSANPKNNTLLEKLLDKNLWSKEIADMNAYDTETALHQMLQKINYEHKDDRPRSKLWPYLSKMAAAAAVLIAIGSVFYFLNPKAADPQKLQVRQQVKFPIKSNQIMLTLSDGSQVNLESVSKGTSIRQGSAVVTEKNKTLTYHVAPSASNKVSNIAYNILTVPMGKKYQVTLPDGTEVWLNSNSSLKYPVIFEAKERLVELSGEGYFQVAHQAKQPFKVKSKDQVVEVLGTHFNIEAYPEDEKTSTTLVQGSVKVDKGNVSAKIRPGQTAVNIPSKPLRIEPANINEALAWKDGLFSFSDDRIEDIMRKVGRRYNVEVEFQGDVKDKRFWGVFPQDKGLENLLKNLEQTNTIHFKVDGRRIIVMP from the coding sequence ATGGCTCAAAAAAATAAATTTGACCCATTCCATGTCACTAAGCTTGTGATCAAGATGATCAACGGTGAATTAACTGTTGCGGAACAAGCAGAACTGAATGAATGGCTCAGCGCAAATCCAAAGAATAATACCCTTTTGGAGAAACTACTCGACAAGAATTTGTGGAGCAAAGAGATTGCGGACATGAATGCTTATGATACCGAGACTGCTCTTCACCAAATGCTTCAGAAAATAAATTATGAACATAAAGATGATCGTCCCCGAAGTAAACTATGGCCATATCTTTCAAAAATGGCTGCTGCAGCAGCAGTGCTTATCGCAATCGGCTCCGTTTTTTACTTTCTGAATCCTAAAGCCGCAGATCCTCAAAAATTGCAGGTCAGGCAGCAGGTTAAATTTCCCATAAAAAGTAACCAGATCATGCTTACCCTTTCAGATGGTAGTCAGGTTAATTTGGAATCTGTAAGCAAAGGTACCTCCATCCGTCAGGGAAGTGCAGTAGTTACCGAAAAAAATAAGACTTTAACTTATCATGTTGCCCCAAGTGCATCCAATAAAGTTTCAAATATAGCCTACAATATACTCACAGTACCAATGGGTAAAAAATATCAGGTTACATTGCCCGATGGTACTGAAGTATGGCTCAACTCAAATTCCTCCTTAAAATACCCTGTTATTTTTGAGGCTAAAGAGCGACTGGTCGAGCTCAGCGGAGAAGGTTATTTTCAGGTCGCCCACCAGGCTAAACAACCATTTAAGGTAAAATCAAAAGACCAGGTTGTAGAAGTGTTAGGTACACATTTCAATATAGAAGCCTATCCAGAAGATGAAAAAACGAGCACCACCCTGGTGCAGGGATCCGTAAAAGTAGATAAAGGAAATGTGTCGGCTAAAATCAGACCAGGTCAAACTGCAGTCAATATACCCTCCAAACCGCTTCGTATAGAGCCAGCCAACATAAATGAAGCGTTAGCATGGAAAGACGGTCTGTTTAGCTTTAGCGACGATAGGATAGAAGATATTATGCGCAAAGTTGGCAGAAGATACAATGTAGAAGTCGAGTTTCAGGGCGATGTAAAAGATAAGAGGTTCTGGGGGGTCTTCCCTCAGGATAAAGGTTTGGAAAACTTGCTTAAAAACTTAGAACAAACAAATACAATCCACTTTAAAGTCGATGGAAGGAGGATCATTGTTATGCCATAA
- a CDS encoding TonB-dependent receptor — protein sequence MMKITFILLTALVVHVHASSMAQTVSIKAENLPLKEFVIRLQKATGYNFICNSELLNAAKPITIAVKNASMESVFKQCFTNNGLAYTINEGERTVVLSKLPAVKRDRIADPVKGNVVDEKGLGLPGVTVTVKGTKTVVITNNSGFFSINVPNNQAALVFSLVGYDSQEVKVNGQPLKVTLIESNKRLSEVLVIGYGTQKRSDLTAPISSLNAKSIEERGLTRVDQALVGQLAGVNVKQTTGLPGKGFSIQVRGSGSITANTEPLYVLDGFPLGQSMADVSGGFSGGNALDNINPDDIESIEVLKDAAAAAIYGSRGSNGVVMITTKRGQVGRAKIQFSSSFGLSDVNRKLDMLNAEEWIDRATEMINTAYVNTYKSKGALASDDEAKRIANIGGRNVNYMLDRRWALPGHPGLQFIDWQDEIFRTGLGRNHQVSASGGTNNVNYFVSVNNIDQEGVVLATRSNLFSARTNVEVNLNQKLKVGVNLSPSYSISQDPGVEGKDVIFHQALSMPPVQEDTVGLNANAFKNAAYNYAQTLTSPVAKALNQVGQTKRYRTIASVYGIYNILKNFTFKTSVNIDNSQSDINRYTPYTVAGLLSVRNSQTTLNTTGSNLTLNYQSFVNENTLNYSTVIHKDHNLNFLLGQSYNNFYSDNTTVSSVGGYTSSTIQTLNYAAGVRLQTGVSKSILLSYFTRAQYSFKGKYLLSASIRTDGSSKFGRNNKYGVFPAVSAGWRLSDEQFIKKLNIVSDLKLRASLGVTGNNTIGDFGSISTTGIYNYVFGSTQALAGGQAPNRVANPDLRWEKSATKGIGLDFGFFKNRLTGSFDYYNRLTTDLLLNVPTLAATGFQTYLGNAGSVRNKGYELELSTRNLTGKFKWTTNFQGSFTANKVVALADGQSQILLPSVYTDIPNTILKVGEPLNSIFIVKQIGMLTQEDMNNKVAVYGTQTVGDPKYEDFDGNGVINANDRQIMGHPNPDFTWGITNTFSFKGFDLKVLVQGQNGGSIYSLLGRAISKTGIGYGFNMSGDYRNRWRSPEDPGDGVRSKAFSNFGHIVNSDWLYSSDYFRVRSITLGYNLKQLVNLKNISTARLFFSAENYFGRDKYYGGANPESANTDVSGNGNYPQSGDYGGLPLPKTLTFGLNVSF from the coding sequence ATGATGAAGATTACATTCATTTTGCTAACGGCGCTGGTGGTTCATGTACATGCATCCAGCATGGCCCAAACTGTTAGTATAAAAGCAGAAAACCTTCCTTTAAAAGAATTTGTAATTAGATTGCAAAAGGCAACTGGCTACAATTTTATCTGCAATTCAGAACTGCTGAATGCCGCTAAACCAATTACCATTGCTGTAAAAAATGCGAGTATGGAGTCTGTCTTTAAGCAATGTTTCACCAATAATGGACTTGCCTATACCATCAATGAAGGTGAAAGAACAGTAGTGCTTAGTAAATTACCCGCAGTAAAAAGAGATCGTATCGCCGATCCTGTAAAAGGTAACGTTGTGGATGAAAAAGGTTTGGGCTTGCCCGGCGTTACCGTCACTGTTAAAGGCACAAAAACGGTGGTTATTACCAATAATTCGGGTTTCTTTTCCATTAATGTGCCTAATAATCAAGCTGCGCTTGTTTTCTCTCTCGTTGGCTATGATAGTCAGGAAGTAAAAGTAAACGGACAACCTCTTAAAGTTACCCTCATAGAAAGTAATAAGAGGCTTTCAGAAGTACTGGTTATAGGTTATGGAACACAAAAACGTTCAGACCTCACTGCTCCTATATCTTCATTAAATGCCAAGTCAATAGAAGAGCGTGGTTTAACAAGGGTAGATCAGGCATTAGTAGGCCAATTAGCGGGTGTAAATGTAAAACAGACTACAGGTCTTCCAGGAAAAGGATTTAGCATCCAGGTTAGAGGATCCGGATCAATTACCGCCAATACGGAACCTTTGTACGTGCTGGACGGATTCCCGTTAGGGCAGTCCATGGCCGATGTATCTGGTGGTTTCTCAGGTGGCAATGCGCTGGATAATATTAATCCAGATGATATAGAATCTATAGAAGTCTTAAAAGATGCAGCTGCAGCTGCAATTTACGGTTCCAGGGGCTCTAATGGCGTGGTAATGATTACTACAAAACGAGGACAGGTTGGTAGGGCTAAAATCCAGTTCTCCAGCTCTTTTGGTCTTAGTGATGTAAATCGGAAATTAGACATGCTGAATGCTGAGGAATGGATAGATAGAGCAACAGAGATGATTAATACCGCATATGTGAATACCTATAAATCCAAAGGTGCATTAGCAAGTGATGATGAAGCTAAAAGGATTGCTAACATTGGAGGCAGAAATGTAAACTATATGTTAGATCGCCGATGGGCCCTTCCCGGCCACCCCGGATTACAATTTATTGATTGGCAGGACGAGATCTTTAGAACAGGACTGGGCCGCAATCACCAGGTATCTGCAAGTGGAGGTACAAATAATGTAAATTATTTTGTGTCCGTAAACAACATAGACCAGGAGGGCGTAGTGTTGGCTACAAGGAGCAACCTGTTTTCGGCAAGAACGAATGTAGAAGTAAACCTTAACCAGAAATTAAAGGTGGGTGTAAATTTGTCGCCAAGTTACTCAATTTCGCAAGATCCCGGTGTAGAGGGTAAAGACGTTATCTTTCACCAGGCTTTGAGTATGCCACCAGTACAGGAAGATACTGTAGGTTTAAATGCCAATGCCTTTAAAAATGCCGCTTATAATTATGCGCAAACATTAACCAGTCCTGTTGCAAAAGCATTAAACCAGGTTGGGCAAACTAAGCGATATAGAACCATCGCTTCCGTATATGGCATCTACAATATTTTAAAAAACTTTACTTTTAAAACTTCGGTCAATATAGATAATTCTCAAAGTGACATTAACAGATATACACCTTATACCGTAGCGGGCTTATTAAGTGTGCGTAATTCTCAAACTACCCTTAATACCACTGGCTCAAATTTAACGCTCAATTACCAGTCATTCGTTAATGAGAATACCTTAAATTACTCGACAGTAATTCATAAAGACCACAATCTGAATTTCTTGCTTGGGCAATCTTATAACAACTTTTACAGTGACAATACAACAGTGTCGTCAGTTGGCGGTTATACCAGCAGTACCATACAAACCTTAAATTACGCGGCGGGGGTAAGGCTCCAAACCGGAGTGTCAAAAAGCATTTTGCTTTCCTATTTTACAAGAGCACAATACAGCTTTAAAGGCAAGTATTTACTTAGTGCCAGTATCCGCACCGATGGCTCATCCAAGTTTGGTAGAAATAATAAATACGGGGTATTTCCCGCAGTTTCTGCAGGCTGGCGTCTGTCTGATGAGCAGTTCATAAAAAAACTTAATATCGTAAGTGACCTTAAGCTCCGGGCATCGTTAGGCGTAACGGGCAACAATACAATTGGAGACTTCGGCTCGATATCTACTACTGGAATTTATAATTATGTATTTGGCTCAACGCAGGCCTTAGCAGGAGGACAGGCACCTAACAGGGTGGCAAATCCAGATCTGCGCTGGGAAAAATCGGCCACAAAAGGTATAGGCCTTGACTTTGGTTTTTTTAAAAACCGACTCACCGGCTCATTTGACTACTACAATCGTTTAACAACAGATTTGTTGCTAAATGTTCCTACACTCGCTGCAACAGGTTTTCAAACTTATTTAGGAAATGCCGGATCGGTTAGAAATAAAGGCTATGAACTGGAACTTTCTACCCGAAACCTTACCGGTAAATTTAAATGGACCACCAATTTTCAGGGTAGCTTTACGGCAAACAAAGTGGTGGCATTAGCAGATGGTCAATCACAAATCCTGCTGCCTTCTGTTTATACAGATATTCCCAATACCATCTTAAAAGTAGGGGAGCCGCTCAATAGCATCTTCATTGTAAAGCAAATAGGGATGCTAACTCAGGAAGATATGAATAACAAAGTGGCCGTTTATGGCACACAGACTGTAGGCGATCCAAAATATGAAGATTTTGATGGAAATGGAGTCATCAATGCCAATGACAGGCAAATTATGGGACATCCCAATCCCGATTTCACCTGGGGTATTACAAATACCTTTAGCTTTAAAGGATTTGATCTTAAAGTATTGGTACAGGGTCAGAATGGAGGATCTATTTACTCCCTTCTGGGTAGGGCAATTTCTAAAACAGGCATAGGTTATGGCTTTAATATGAGTGGAGATTACCGCAACAGATGGCGTTCTCCCGAAGATCCGGGAGATGGGGTTAGAAGTAAGGCTTTTTCCAACTTTGGTCATATTGTAAACTCTGACTGGCTGTATTCATCAGATTATTTCAGGGTCAGAAGCATTACCCTGGGTTATAATTTAAAGCAGTTGGTAAATCTTAAAAATATCTCTACAGCCCGCCTGTTCTTTTCGGCCGAAAATTATTTTGGTCGTGATAAATATTATGGAGGTGCAAATCCTGAATCAGCCAATACCGATGTGAGTGGAAATGGAAATTATCCTCAATCTGGAGATTATGGCGGTTTACCACTACCTAAAACGTTAACGTTTGGTCTAAATGTTTCATTTTAA
- a CDS encoding RagB/SusD family nutrient uptake outer membrane protein, which translates to MKKIFLPILLLSVFCSCKKQLTITPISTGTTETFYQTQEDFIQASNAVYNELRTYPDRLMNLSETRSDNLYAISVLGTQLYDPINAFRIDVVSSIYVSNAWNENFNGIFRANTLLQQLDLRGEVISSALLRDRLRAEARFLRAFFYFDLVRYFGKVPVVTSIISPLEATNVPRSPVSDVYKVIIEDLQFAILNLPPSYATTNVGRATKYAAESLLALVYMTRSGPTYGIDGPGLGLNEWALALPLLNDVIGSGLFEPNTNYANIFSYTNQSPAANKEAIFDVMYLSGLNPILGASFVSLPVPDGYFTGVLGKAAQYGGSGRPTSNSLYNSHESTDLRRSLNYVLFMSPLGVPGNRPFLKKYMDITRVPTVSPADWGINFIAIRYTDVLMLKAECILQGAPGTQKQVDDIVNIVRLRVNASSMTNVTLQQLYAERRREFSGEGSRWFDLQRSGTLITTMNDWITADDELDQIRPVVANWILYPVPQVQMDIKPGLYVQNLGYN; encoded by the coding sequence ATGAAAAAGATATTTTTACCAATTCTATTGCTCAGCGTATTCTGCTCTTGTAAAAAGCAATTGACTATAACCCCAATTTCAACAGGTACAACAGAAACATTTTACCAGACCCAGGAAGATTTTATTCAGGCCTCAAATGCGGTCTATAATGAATTAAGAACATACCCAGATCGCTTAATGAACCTTTCGGAGACGCGATCAGATAATTTATATGCCATATCTGTTCTCGGAACGCAATTGTATGATCCCATTAATGCGTTCAGAATAGATGTGGTCAGTAGTATATATGTAAGTAATGCCTGGAATGAAAATTTTAACGGAATTTTTAGGGCAAATACACTTTTACAGCAACTTGATCTAAGAGGAGAGGTGATTTCATCTGCGCTGTTAAGAGACAGGTTGAGGGCTGAAGCACGCTTTTTAAGGGCTTTCTTTTACTTTGATCTGGTTCGTTATTTCGGTAAGGTTCCTGTTGTTACCTCTATCATTAGTCCGCTGGAAGCTACAAACGTTCCACGAAGCCCGGTAAGCGATGTGTATAAGGTAATTATAGAAGATCTGCAGTTTGCAATTTTAAATTTACCCCCCAGCTATGCCACTACTAATGTGGGCCGGGCCACAAAATATGCTGCGGAAAGCTTGCTGGCATTGGTTTACATGACCAGATCTGGCCCAACTTACGGCATTGATGGTCCCGGTTTAGGATTAAATGAATGGGCGTTGGCTTTACCTTTGCTTAATGATGTCATCGGAAGCGGGCTTTTTGAGCCCAATACCAACTATGCAAATATATTCTCTTATACCAATCAAAGTCCGGCGGCAAATAAAGAAGCCATATTCGATGTCATGTATCTTTCAGGACTGAATCCTATTCTGGGCGCCTCCTTCGTGTCGCTGCCTGTTCCGGATGGCTATTTTACCGGTGTACTTGGAAAAGCTGCACAATACGGGGGTAGTGGCCGGCCAACATCCAACAGCCTCTACAACTCTCATGAAAGTACAGACTTAAGGCGCTCATTAAATTATGTGCTGTTTATGTCCCCCTTGGGTGTTCCCGGTAACCGTCCTTTCTTAAAAAAGTATATGGACATTACAAGGGTACCCACAGTATCCCCTGCCGATTGGGGTATTAATTTCATCGCCATTAGATACACCGATGTGTTGATGCTGAAAGCAGAGTGTATTTTACAAGGAGCACCAGGAACCCAGAAACAGGTAGATGACATTGTAAACATTGTTAGGTTAAGGGTAAATGCTTCTTCAATGACCAATGTTACCTTGCAACAGCTATATGCGGAAAGAAGACGTGAATTCTCTGGCGAGGGAAGCCGCTGGTTTGACTTGCAACGTAGCGGCACATTAATCACAACCATGAACGATTGGATTACAGCTGATGATGAATTGGATCAAATTAGACCTGTAGTAGCCAACTGGATCCTCTATCCGGTACCGCAAGTACAAATGGATATTAAACCAGGCTTATATGTTCAAAATTTAGGATATAACTAA